In Methanofollis sp., the genomic window GGCATCGCAGCCCTGGTGGTGGGGATCGCCTTTGGCGTCACCGCCCTCTCGGCCTATGTGGCCACCGCGACCCTGCCCTTCTGGACGTCGCTGCTGGGAGGCACCTTCACCTTGCTCGGCGTCCTCTTTCTGATGGCAGGGATCACCCTCAGGTATGTTGCCATGACGGTCAGGAGAATGGCCTGAGGAACGTCGTCAAAAAAGTGGAGGGACAGGCATCTCAGAAAAAAGACACATATATACGGGGGGGACGTGTCGCTGAGACCCCTGTTCGCTCCTACATACACTGGTGGATTACAATATATAAATCTTATTCTTTTGTTCTGGGATTTATATTTTGGATTGGGGATCTAACTTTTGTTCGACTCCCGGGAGGCCAGGCGCACTCCCGGAGATCGGGGAAAGAGACGTTCCTTATCCAGAACAAACGCCAGTCATGCATACCCGCTGATATCATAATCGATCTCCGTGCTGCTCTGTGCACACCCCTCGCCATGCTTCAGGAAGTCGTCGATGTTCTTCTTCAACAGCGCAGGGAACGCCGCACCGACGATCTGCTGGATCGCCTTTCCACCGCAGAAGAAGAGGAACGAAGGGGTCTGGCGCACAGCATAGCGCTCGGCCGTCCCGGCATTGCCTATTGCATTCAGGCGTGCAAAGAGGATCTGGCCCCGGTGCTCCCCTGCAAACTGCCTGAAGAAAGGTTCAATCTGCTTGCAGAAGGGGCACGTGGGGCTGTAGAACATCACCACGGCAGGTCCCTTCCCTTTCTCGACCGCCGCCTCCCAGGTGGTGTCGGTCACCTCCACCAGATCGGTACCCTCAGTCATAGGGAGAGGAGACACCGTCATCCCGGTTAATGCTTGCCCCCGGCCTCCCGGTCGATGAGGATGTTGATGGTGTTTTCACAGATATCGGTGGAGTATTCGCCGATCCTCCGGATGCTGTCGGAAAGTGAAACGAGCGCCGTCGCCGTGGCAGGGGCGTACTTCAGCGCCGCCTTGTTGATCGCACGCGCTTTTTTCTCGAGATCGGCGACCTGCTGAATGGCCGCATTGGCACTCTCCAGGTCCTCGCTGAAGAGAGAGGAGATCGCACGATCGAAGATCGCCTGGGATGTCCCGCTCGCCTCACCAATCATCGCCGCCATCCCGGTGTCGATTCCCTCCTTGAGGAGGACGATCGCGTTCTTTGCAATCCTGGTACCGTGGTCCCCGATCCGTTCGATGATCCGGGAGGTGAGGAAATAACTCATCGCCGCCGCCGGGGTGACGTTCATCCGACGGGAGACCGCGGGGTCGTCGAGCACCAGGTGGCACTGGCGGGCGATGAGCCACTGGAGGCGGTCCACGTCATTGTCCCGCACGATGACGTCCTCGGCAAGTTTCTGGTTGCCGGACCGCAGGGCCTCGATGCCGTCCTGGTGCATGCCCTTTGCGATCACCGCCATCCGTGTGATCGTCTTTTCGAAGGGCATCTCGACAGGGTTGAGCAGGTCCTTGATGGTGACCGAGGTCTCGGTCTCCTCCACGACCTCCTGTCCGATAGCCATCTGGGTGAACTCCCTGACCTGGATCCTGATGGACGGCGGCATCCTTCCCTGCGCCCTGAGGGTGATCGTGGTGTACCCGGCGATGTACGCCCCGACAAGACAGCGGTACAGGAAGGCCTGGTCGGTGGTTGCGCTCACCGGGAACTCCTTCGTCCTCTGGGCGGCGACGGCATCGATCCTGGGTGTGACGAGAAGCGTGCCGTCCTGCTGGGCGATCAGGCCGAGGGGATCGTTTTTCTTAATATTTGAGGCAAGAACCCACTCTTTCGGGAGGGATACGATATAGGACGAACCCCCGGTGACCTGCACCTTTCTGATCTCCATAGATCAAGGTTCTCTGGACGAGAATATATCTCTTGCCCGGACCTATATAGTTAGACATACTCTCTACCGAATATATCGCTCGATATAGTATCATTCGGAACCGATTATATCCTGTGGCCAGCCTTTTACTCATGGTGAAACACCGTGAAAAACAGCAAGACACTCTTCCTTGCCGTGCCTCTCCTGGCACTTCTCCTGATTGCGACCCTCTTCTCCGGCTGCACGGGCGGCGGAGGCGACACGACACCGGAGAGCCTCTCGGTCACCGGCTCCACGACCGTCCTCCCTGTCGCCCAGAAGGCGGCCGAGGCGTACATGGATACAGACCTGCAGGCTGACATCCAGGTGAGCGGCGGCGGTTCCAGTGTCGGCGTCCAGGCCGTCGGCGAGGGCACCGCCGATATCGGCATGGCCTCCCGCGACCTGAAGGATTCGGAGAAAGAGAAATATCCCGACCTGGTCCAGCACGTCGTGGCGAAGGACGGGATCGCCGTGATCGTCCACCCCGCGAACACCGTGGAGACAGTCACCACCGCACAGGTGAAGGCGATCTACCAGGGCGCCATCACGAACTGGAAGGAACTCGGCGGCCCTGACATGGCGGTCGTCGTCGTCGGCAGGGACAGCGCCTCAGGCACCCGCGAGTTCTTCCAGGAGGCCGTCATGAACAAGGAGGACTTCGTTCCCAGCCAGCTTGAGAAGAACTCGAACGGTGCGGTGAAGCAGACCATCGCCCAGACGCCGGGCGCCATCGGCTATGTCGGCCTCGGGTACATCGACCCCACGGTGAAGGCGCTGAAGGTCGATGTGAACGGCACGGCCGTCAAACCGACAGTCGCCGCCGTCGTCAGCGGGGACTACCCGATCGCCCGTTCCCTCAACATGTTCACGAAGGGCGAGGCCTCCGGCCTTGCGAAAGAGTACCTCGACTTCATCGTGAGTCCTGAAGGGCAGAAAATCGTCGAAGAAGAGGGCTTTGTCCCGGTCGCCTGATCGGCAGGGAGACGGGACAGGAAATTTCTACCCTTCCTCTCTCCCATGAGGTGAAGCACCAGCATGAACAGTCATCTTCAGGCAGCACGCAACGCCTTCCCCTCAGGGAACAGGCTTGCCATGGTGAAGGAGAGAGCCATCGGCCTCATCTGGCTGACCGCGGCCTCCGTCGCCACACTCACAGTCTTTTTCATCCTCCTCTTTCTCCTCCGTGACGCCCTCCCCGTCTTCGAGACCGTCGGCATCGTCGAATTCGTCTTCGGGGAGACCTGGAACCCCACCGGCGCGACCCCGTCGTACGGCGCCTGGCCCCTCATCGTCGGGACGCTCCTCGTCACCCTCGGAGCGGTGGCCATCGCCGTGCCCCTCGGCATCGGGAGCGCGGTCTGTCTTGCAGAACTCGCCCCGCCCCGCGTGAAGGCCGTCGTAAAACCGGCCATCGAACTCCTCGCCGGTATCCCCTCGGTCGTGTACGGCTTTTTCGGCCTGGTGATCCTCACCGACTGGCTCCGCATCTCCTTCGACGTGCCGTCAGGGGAGAGCTGGCTTGCCGGGTCCATCCTCCTCGGCATCATGGCCCTCCCGACGATCGTCTCGGTCTCCGAAGACGCCCTGAGCACGGTGCCCCGCGCCTACCGGGAGGGGAGCCTCGCACTCGGCGCCACACGCTGGCAGACGATCAGCCGCGTCCTTGTCCCGTCGGCCCTCTCCGGGATCACGGCGGCGGTGATCCTGGGCCTGGGCCGCGCCATCGGCGAGACGATGGCCGTCATGATGGTGACAGGGAACGCCGCCATCATCCCGGACCCCATCACCAATGTCCTCTCCCCTGTCCGCACCCTCACCGGCACCCTCGGTATCGAGATGGGCGAGGTGGCTGTCGGGTCCCTCCACTACCACGCCCTCTTCGGGGTGGCGGTGGTGCTCCTCGTCATCACCCTTGTCGTGAACCTCGCCGCCCTCTGGATCATGGCGCGGATCAGGGCAGGGCAGGGCGCCGCGTTCCCGGGAGCGGACAGGCGGCAGGTGAAGAGAGTCCTCTCCGTCATCGCTGTCCTTGCGGCCGCGGCAGTCATCTTCGCCGTCCTCCCGCCGGTCCCGGCCCTCGCGGTCCTCCTCGTTGCGGCGGCGGTCTCCCTTGCCCGTAACCACGTCTCCCCGGCGACCGCCGAGAAAATCGCCTTCTCCACTCTCTGGGCGGCGATCGGGATCGTTCTCTTCATCCTCGGGATTATCCTCCTCTTCATCGTTGTCAACGGCCTCCCGGCCCTCTCCTGGGAGTTCCTCACCCAGGCGCCCCGCGACCTCGGGCGGGCAGGCGGGATCTTCCCGGCGATCGTCGGGACCCTCTGCCTTGTCGGCGGCGCCATCCTCTTCGCCCTCCCGATCGGGATCGGGGCGGCTGTCTACCTCACCGAGTACACCCGCAGCGGCCGCGTCACCGCGCTCATCAGGAGCGGGATCGACCTCCTGAACGGCATGCCCTCGATCGTCT contains:
- a CDS encoding phosphate ABC transporter substrate-binding protein, which translates into the protein MKNSKTLFLAVPLLALLLIATLFSGCTGGGGDTTPESLSVTGSTTVLPVAQKAAEAYMDTDLQADIQVSGGGSSVGVQAVGEGTADIGMASRDLKDSEKEKYPDLVQHVVAKDGIAVIVHPANTVETVTTAQVKAIYQGAITNWKELGGPDMAVVVVGRDSASGTREFFQEAVMNKEDFVPSQLEKNSNGAVKQTIAQTPGAIGYVGLGYIDPTVKALKVDVNGTAVKPTVAAVVSGDYPIARSLNMFTKGEASGLAKEYLDFIVSPEGQKIVEEEGFVPVA
- a CDS encoding thioredoxin family protein, translated to MTEGTDLVEVTDTTWEAAVEKGKGPAVVMFYSPTCPFCKQIEPFFRQFAGEHRGQILFARLNAIGNAGTAERYAVRQTPSFLFFCGGKAIQQIVGAAFPALLKKNIDDFLKHGEGCAQSSTEIDYDISGYA
- the pstC gene encoding phosphate ABC transporter permease subunit PstC, whose product is MVKERAIGLIWLTAASVATLTVFFILLFLLRDALPVFETVGIVEFVFGETWNPTGATPSYGAWPLIVGTLLVTLGAVAIAVPLGIGSAVCLAELAPPRVKAVVKPAIELLAGIPSVVYGFFGLVILTDWLRISFDVPSGESWLAGSILLGIMALPTIVSVSEDALSTVPRAYREGSLALGATRWQTISRVLVPSALSGITAAVILGLGRAIGETMAVMMVTGNAAIIPDPITNVLSPVRTLTGTLGIEMGEVAVGSLHYHALFGVAVVLLVITLVVNLAALWIMARIRAGQGAAFPGADRRQVKRVLSVIAVLAAAAVIFAVLPPVPALAVLLVAAAVSLARNHVSPATAEKIAFSTLWAAIGIVLFILGIILLFIVVNGLPALSWEFLTQAPRDLGRAGGIFPAIVGTLCLVGGAILFALPIGIGAAVYLTEYTRSGRVTALIRSGIDLLNGMPSIVFGLFGFTFLVLFLNFGVSLLAGMVTLGLMILPTVIRTTEEALKTVPMAIREGSLALGATRWQTIRQVVLPPALPGILTGTILSIGRAAGETAPILFTAVVFSKRFLPTSVFEPVMALPYHLFILTTNVPGAETNQYGTALVLLILVVGIYAAAIALRNHYQKNVRW
- a CDS encoding phosphate uptake regulator PhoU; the protein is MEIRKVQVTGGSSYIVSLPKEWVLASNIKKNDPLGLIAQQDGTLLVTPRIDAVAAQRTKEFPVSATTDQAFLYRCLVGAYIAGYTTITLRAQGRMPPSIRIQVREFTQMAIGQEVVEETETSVTIKDLLNPVEMPFEKTITRMAVIAKGMHQDGIEALRSGNQKLAEDVIVRDNDVDRLQWLIARQCHLVLDDPAVSRRMNVTPAAAMSYFLTSRIIERIGDHGTRIAKNAIVLLKEGIDTGMAAMIGEASGTSQAIFDRAISSLFSEDLESANAAIQQVADLEKKARAINKAALKYAPATATALVSLSDSIRRIGEYSTDICENTINILIDREAGGKH